One window of Dendropsophus ebraccatus isolate aDenEbr1 chromosome 13, aDenEbr1.pat, whole genome shotgun sequence genomic DNA carries:
- the CDKN3 gene encoding cyclin-dependent kinase inhibitor 3 isoform X2, with translation MNDNEFDSSDEETPDKEQTPLEFFWLSLKAVNYAHRLGISALPEEIKRQEIQDVFVFCTTSELSYYRVPTLIQEYHKQSLEVHHYPFLDGDVPELDTCRKILEDLKTCMDNSRKTLIHCYGGLGRSCLIAACLLLWLDEKMTHEEAIDLVRAARGPGAIQTVKQFNFVNEFHENVSRCQPPPEETRQSVSR, from the exons ATGAACGACAATGAATTCGATTCTTCAGATGAGGAAACGCCGGACAAGGAACAGACGCCCCTTGAGTTCTTTTG GCTCAGCCTAAAAGCAGTGAACTACGCCCATAGACTAGGGATCAGTGCTCTTCCAG AGGAAATAAAGAGACAGGAGATCCAGGATGTGTTTGTATTCTGCACGACGTCGGAGCTTTCCTATTATCGCGTTCCCACCCTCATACAAGAATATCACAAGCAGAGTTTGGAGGTCCATCACTACCCCTTCCTAGACGGAGATGTGCCCGAACTTGACACCTGCCGTAAAATATTAGAAGACCTAAAGACTTGCATGGACAACAGCAGAAAGACTTTAATACA cTGTTACGGTGGTCTAGGACGCTCGTGTCTTA TTGCCGCCTGCCTGTTACTTTGGCTAGATGAAAAAATGACTCATGAAGAAGCCATAGATCTGGTGCGGGCTGCACGAGGTCCAGGAGCCATACAAACCGTTAAG CAATTTAACTTTGTTAACGAATTCCATGAAAACGTGTCCCGCTGTCAGCCGCCTCCTGAAGAAACCCGACAGTCTGTATCCAGATGA
- the CNIH1 gene encoding protein cornichon homolog 1 produces the protein MAFTFAAFCYMLALLLTAALIFFAIWHIIAFDELKTDYKNPIDQCNTLNPLVLPEYLIHAFFCVMFLCAAEWLTLSLNMPLLAYHIWRYMSRPVMSGPGLYDPTTIMNADILAYCQKEGWCKLAFYLLSFFYYLYGMIYVLVSS, from the exons ATGGCGTTCACGTTCGCGGCCTTCTGTTACATGCTGGCCCTGCTCCTCACCGCCGCCCTCATATTCTTCGCTATCTGGCAC ATAATCGCATTCGATGAACTGAAGACAGACTACAAAAATCCTATAGACCAGTGTAACACACTCAACCCC CTTGTGCTTCCTGAGTATCTCATCCATGCCTTCTTCTGTGTCATGTTTCTATGTGCCGCAGAGTGGTTAACGCTCAGTTTAAACATGCCGCTCTTGGCGTACCATATCTGGAG GTACATGAGCCGGCCTGTGATGAGCGGCCCCGGTCTATATGACCCCACAACCATTATGAATGCCGACATTTTAGCATATTGTCAGAAGGAGGGATGGTGTAAACTAGCTTTTTACCTGCTCTCATTTTTCTACTATCTTTATGG CATGATCTACGTTTTGGTGAGCTCCTAA
- the CDKN3 gene encoding cyclin-dependent kinase inhibitor 3 isoform X1, with translation MNDNEFDSSDEETPDKEQTPLEFFWLSLKAVNYAHRLGISALPGCKFKNIRRNLLHNVEEIKRQEIQDVFVFCTTSELSYYRVPTLIQEYHKQSLEVHHYPFLDGDVPELDTCRKILEDLKTCMDNSRKTLIHCYGGLGRSCLIAACLLLWLDEKMTHEEAIDLVRAARGPGAIQTVKQFNFVNEFHENVSRCQPPPEETRQSVSR, from the exons ATGAACGACAATGAATTCGATTCTTCAGATGAGGAAACGCCGGACAAGGAACAGACGCCCCTTGAGTTCTTTTG GCTCAGCCTAAAAGCAGTGAACTACGCCCATAGACTAGGGATCAGTGCTCTTCCAG GATGTAAGTTTAAAAACATTCGGAGGAACCTTCTTCACAATGTAG AGGAAATAAAGAGACAGGAGATCCAGGATGTGTTTGTATTCTGCACGACGTCGGAGCTTTCCTATTATCGCGTTCCCACCCTCATACAAGAATATCACAAGCAGAGTTTGGAGGTCCATCACTACCCCTTCCTAGACGGAGATGTGCCCGAACTTGACACCTGCCGTAAAATATTAGAAGACCTAAAGACTTGCATGGACAACAGCAGAAAGACTTTAATACA cTGTTACGGTGGTCTAGGACGCTCGTGTCTTA TTGCCGCCTGCCTGTTACTTTGGCTAGATGAAAAAATGACTCATGAAGAAGCCATAGATCTGGTGCGGGCTGCACGAGGTCCAGGAGCCATACAAACCGTTAAG CAATTTAACTTTGTTAACGAATTCCATGAAAACGTGTCCCGCTGTCAGCCGCCTCCTGAAGAAACCCGACAGTCTGTATCCAGATGA